Proteins encoded within one genomic window of Heptranchias perlo isolate sHepPer1 chromosome 35, sHepPer1.hap1, whole genome shotgun sequence:
- the LOC137301977 gene encoding probable G-protein coupled receptor 139: MDVRSVCTSIPHQDDLQAFHFFLEINVVTIVILSRGKCGLSKCVTRYLVAMAAMDLLVIIIDLILCHTRVVYNVEFYFIRDIPVCNIHAVLLYTVTDCSVWFTVSFTFDRYIAICCQNLKTKYCVEKTATVVRATITVFFSFKNIFWFFMYTKRYNFSNLSWFCVVKDSVAESKVWGAFEFFHYILTPCIPFLFVLLFNALTVRYILVANRARKRLLNRVGGEIPSDPEMENRRKSMIILYAISANFILLWTIYMIYSIYWRMAYLGYEAICLPVFVRELGFMFQLMGCCTNTCIYAVTQPKFRDELKNLLKYPFTVIVK; the protein is encoded by the exons ATGGACGTCCGGTCcgtctgcacctccatcccccaccaggacgaccTGCAGGCcttccacttcttccttgaaa TTAATgtggtgacgattgtgatcctgtctcggggaaagtgcggtctctccaaatgtgtcactcgctacctggtggcaatGGCAGCAATGGACCTACTCGTtattatcatcgatctgatactGTGCCATACCCGTGTTGTTTATAATGTAGAGTTCTATTTCATAAGGGATATCccggtgtgtaatatccacgccgtcctgctttacacagtcactgactgttctgtctggttcacggtcagttttacctttgatcgatacatcgccatttgttgccagaatctGAAAACCAAGTACTGTGTGGAGAAAACGGCGACTGTGGTTCGAGCAACAATTACTGTGTTTTTctctttcaaaaatattttctggTTCTTTATGTACACGAAGAGATATAATTTCAGCAATCTATCCTGGTTTTGTGTTGTAAAAGACAGCGTTGCAGAGTCAAAGGTGTGGGGCGCGTTTGAATTCTTTCATTATATTTTAACTCCATGCATTCCATTTCTCTTCGTCTTACTgttcaatgctttaaccgtcagatacattttagtggccaacagagcccgcaAGAGGCTCCTGAATCGCGTCGGTGGGGAgattcccagtgacccagagatggagaaccgcaggAAATCCATGATTATACTGTACGCTATATCAGCAAATTTTATTCTGTTATGGACGATATATATGATATATTCTATTTATTGGCGAATGGCTTACCTGGGTTATGAGGCTATTTGTCTACCTGTGTTTGTACGGGAGTTAGGGTTCATGTTTCAACTCATGGGTTGTTGcacaaacacctgtatttatgcggTGACGCAGCCCAAATTCAGAGATGAGTTGAAGAATCTGTTAAAATATCCTTTTACTGTAATTGTTAAATGA